Proteins found in one Phocoena sinus isolate mPhoSin1 chromosome 19, mPhoSin1.pri, whole genome shotgun sequence genomic segment:
- the RIPOR1 gene encoding rho family-interacting cell polarization regulator 1 isoform X2, protein MNSKKRGSPARTHSMMSLSVRPQRRLLSARVNRSQSFAGVLGSQERGPRSFPAFSPPGPPRKPPALSRVSKMFSVAHPAPKVPQPERLDLVYTALKRGLTAYLEVHQQEQEKLQRQIRESKRNSRLGFLYDLDKQVKSIERFLRRLEFHASKIDELYEAYCVQRRLRDGAYNMVRAYSTGSPGSREARDSLAEATRGHREYTESMCLLESELEAQLGEFHLRMKGLAGFARLCVGDQYEICMKYGRQRWKLRGRIEGSGKQVWDSEETVFLPLLTEFLSIKVTELKGLANHVVVGSVSCETKDLFAALPQVVAVDINDLGTIKLSLEVTWSPFDKDDQPSAASTVNKASTVTKRFSTYSQSPPDTPSLREQAFYNMLRRQEELENGTAWSLSSESSDDSSSPQLSGTARHSSAPRPLVQQPEPLSIQVAFRRAETSTSGTVDEEGAMAPALANGHAPYSRTLSHISEASVDAALAEASVEAAGLESLVQGPSPPAHPDPTHGEHPSPVPSALDPGHSAISPTLSTTGPAHTSTDPAPSAHLDSVNKTINSSSPELPDPTHTTTSATSSVVSPTHSAPSLTHTTTGSTHKTVVSTITITGPTPSTTGSVQTTTSPTHKPMLSTVTPVAPVPSTTDPVQTTTSLSHTVTNLTHTVTSPTNKHVISTLSTAGPTPSTTDPAQTTTSPTHTTTSPTHTTASPTHTTISPTHTATSPTHTITSPTHTIISPANTTASSTHTTTSSTHTTATPTHTARISTHTATPNAKDPVQITESPTHSVTSPTLITVSPSTFLDLATLSNPSANTDPPLPGIDPLSCSYPASTSCTQADPIAPSTSHPSPTCSSWEPLTSPSPKLPEAIRQSPSPPPSPLAPVPQHSDPRVARAAQAPVPGAAGGPGDRKLEEALGALMAALDDYRGQFPELQGLEQEVTRLESLLMRQGLTRSRASSLSITVEHALESFSFLNEDEDNDSPGDRPPNSPEPGAEDSLDSPSARPLSTECPALDTALVQHLYHCSRLLLKLGTFGPLRCQEAWALERLLREARVLEAVCELSRRWEIPATSAQEVVQFSASRPGFLTFWDQCTEGLSPFICPVERVLLTFCNQYGARLSLRQPGLAEAVCVKFLEDALGQKLPRRPQSGPGEQLTVFQFWSYFEALDSSCMEAYVTETAEEVLLVRNLNSDDQAVVLKALRLAPEGRLRRDGLRALSSLLVHGNNKVMAAVSTQLRSLSLGPAFRERALLCFLDQLEDEDVQTRVAGCLALGCIKAPEGIEPLVYLCQTDTEAVREAARQSLQQCGEEGQSAHRRLEESLDALPRIFGPGSMASTAF, encoded by the exons ATGAACTCCAAGAAGAGAG GGAGCCCCGCGCGGACTCATTCCATGATGTCCCTGTCGGTGCGGCCGCAGCGCCGCCTGCTCAGCGCCCGGGTCAATAGGAGCCAGTCCTTCGCAGGCGTCCTCGGCAGCCAGGAGCGGGGGCCCAG GAGCTTCCCAGCCTTCAGTCCCCCGGGGCCCCCACGGAAGCCCCCAGCGCTCTCCCGAGTGTCCAAGATGTTTTCAGTGGCGCACCCGGCCCCCAAGGTCCCACAGCCTGAGCGACTGGACCTGGTGTACACGGCGCTCAAGCGAGGCCTGAC GGCCTATTTGGAAGTGCACCAGCAGGAGCAGGAGAAACTCCAAAGACAGATAAGGGAGTCCAAGAGGAATTCCCGCCTG GGCTTCCTGTATGACTTAGACAAG CAAGTCAAGTCCATTGAACGCTTCCTACGACGGCTGGAGTTCCACGCCAGCAAG ATCGACGAGCTGTATGAGGCATACTGTGTCCAGCGGCGTCTCCGGGATGGCGCCTACAACATGGTCCGTGCCTACAGCACCGGCTCCCCAGGGAGCCGTGAGGCCCGGGACAGCCTGGCCGAGGCTACTCGGGGGCATCGGGAGTACACAGAG AGCATGTGCCTGCTGGAGAGCGAGCTGGAAGCACAGCTGGGCGAGTTCCATCTCCGGATGAAAG GGCTGGCCGGCTTCGCCAGGCTATGTGTGGGCGATCAGTATGAG ATCTGCATGAAATATGGGCGTCAGCGCTGGAAACTACGGGGCCGCATAGAGGGTAGTGGAAAGCAGGTGTGGGACAGTGAGGAAACCgtctttcttcctctgctcaCGGAGTTCCTGTCCATCAAG GTGACAGAACTGAAGGGCCTGGCTAACCATGTGGTTGTAGGCAGCGTCTCCTGTGAGACCAAGGATCTGTTCGCTGCCCTGCCCCAGGTCGTAGCTGTGGACATTAATGACCTCGGCACCATCAAGCTCAGCCTGGAAGTCACGTGGAG TCCCTTCGACAAGGATGACCAGCCCTCAGCCGCTTCTACTGTCAACAAGGCCTCCACAGTCACCAAGCGCTTCTCCACCTACAGCCAGAGCCCACCAGACACGCCCTCACTTCGGGAACAGGCCTTCTAT aATATGCTGAGGCGGCAGGAGGAGCTGGAGAATGGCACAGCGTGGTCCCTGTCGTCCGAATCTTCCGATGACTCCTCTAGCCCACAGCTCTCAGGCACTGCACGCCACTCCTCAGCCCCCAGGCCCCTGGTGCAGCAGCCTGAGCCTCTGTCCATCCAGGTTGCCTTCCGTAGGGCTGAGACCTCCACTTCTGGAACCGTGGATGAGGAGGGGGCCAtggccccagccctggccaaTGGGCATGCCCCCTACAGCCGGACTCTGAGCCATATCAGTGAGGCCAGTGTGGATGCTGCCCTGGCTGAGGCTTCAGTGGAGGCTGCAGGCCTAGAAAGTCTAGTCCAGGGACCCAGCCCACCTGCACATCCAGATCCCACACATGGAGAGCACCCTAGTCCTGTCCCTTCTGCCCTGGACCCTGGCCATTCTGCCATAAGCCCCACTCTCAGTACAACAGGCCCCGCCCACACATCTACAGACCCTGCCCCCTCTGCACACCTAGACTCAGTTAACAAGACCATAAATTCTAGCTCTCCTGAATTGCCAGACCCCACGCACACCACTACAAGCGCCACCTCTAGTGTTGTAAGCCCTACCCATAGTGCTCCAAGCCTTACTCACACTACCACAGGTTCTACCCACAAGACTGTGGTCTCTACCATCACTATTACAGGCCCTACCCCCAGTACCACAGGGTCAGTCCAGACCACCACAAGTCCCACCCACAAGCCGATGCTTTCTACCGTCACTCCTGTAGCTCCTGTCCCCAGTACTACAGACCCAGTCCAGACCACCACAAGCCTCAGCCACACTGTCACAAACCTGACACACACTGTCACAAGCCCCACCAACAAACACGTGATCTCTACCCTCTCTACTGCAGGCCCTACCCCCAGTACCACAGACCCAGCCCAGACTACCACAAGCCCCACCCACACTACCACTAGCCCCACCCATACTACTGCAAGCCCTACCCATACCACCATAAGCCCCACCCACACTGCTACAAGCCCTACCCATACCATAACAAGCCCCACCCATACCATAATAAGCCCTGCCAACACTACTGCAAGCTCTACCCACACCACCACAAGCAGTACCCACACTACTGCAACCCCTACTCACACAGCCAGGATTTCAACTCACACCGCTACACCCAATGCTAAGGACCCAGTCCAGATCACCGAGAGTCCTACCCATTCTGTCACAAGTCCCACGCTTATAACTGTAAGCCCTTCCACTTTTCTAGACCTTGCCACGCTCTCCAACCCCTCTGCAAACACAGACCCTCCCCTCCCAGGCATCGACCCCCTGTCCTGTAGCTACCCAGCCTCCACTTCCTGCACTCAGGCAGACCCCATAGCCCCCAGCACCTCCCACCCAAGTCCTACCTGCTCCAGTTGGGAACCCCTCACAAGCCCTTCCCCAAAACTCCCAGAAGCCATCCGTCAGAGCCCAagtccccctccctcacccctagCCCCTGTGCCCCAGCATTCAGACCCTAGAGTGGCCAGGGCTGCCCAGGCCCCAGTTCCAGGGGCAGCTGGAGGTCCTGGGGACAGGAAACTGGAAGAGGCACTGGGGGCCCTAATGGCTGCCCTGGATGACTATCGTGGCCAGTTTCCTGAGCTGCAGGGCCTGGAGCAGGAGGTGACCCGGCTGGAGAGTCTGCTTATG AGACAAGGCCTGACTCGCAGCCGGGCCTCCAGTCTTAGCATCACTGTGGAGCATGCCCTGGAGAGCTTCAGCTTCCTCAATGAAGATGAAGACAATGACAGTCCTGGGGACAG GCCCCCAAACAGCCCGGAGCCTGGGGCTGAGGACAGCCTCGACTCACCTAGTGCCCGACCCCTCAGCACAGAGTGTCCAGCTCTGGACACTGCCTTGGTCCAGCATCTGTACCACTGCAGCCGCCTCCTGCTG aaactgggcacaTTTGGGCCCCTGCGCTGCCAAGAGGCATGGGCCCTGGAGCGGCTACTACGGGAGGCCCGAGTGCTTGAAGCAGTATGTGAGCTTAGCAGGCGATGGGAAATCCCTGCCACCTCTGCCCAGGAAG TGGTGCAGTTCTCGGCCTCCCGGCCCGGCTTCCTGACCTTCTGGGACCAATGTACAGAGGGACTCAGCCCCTTCATCTGCCCTGTGGAGCGGGTGCTCCTCACCTTCTGCAATCAGTACGGCGCCCGTCTCTCCCTGCGCCAGCCAGGCTTAGCCGAGGCTG TGTGTGTCAAGTTCCTGGAGGATGCCCTGGGGCAGAAGCTGCCCCGGAGGCCCCAGTCAGGCCCTGGAGAGCAGCTCACCGTCTTCCAGTTCTGGAGTTACTTCGAAGCCTTGGACAGCTCCTGCATGGAGGCCTATGTGACCGAGACTGCCGAGGAGG TGTTACTGGTGCGGAATCTGAACTCAGATGACCAGGCTGTGGTGCTGAAAGCCCTGAGGTTGGCACCTGAGGGGCGGCTTCGAAGGGATGGGCTCCGGGCCCTCAGCTCCCTGCTTGTCCATGGCAACAACAAGGTCATGGCTGCTGTCAGCACTCAGCTCCGGAGCCTGTCACTGGGCCCTGCCTTCCGGGAAAGG GCTCTACTCTGCTTCCTGGACCAGCTCGAGGATGAGGATGTGCAGACGAGAGTGGCTGGCTGCTTGGCCCTGGGCTGCATCAAG GCTCCTGAAGGCATTGAGCCCCTGGTGTACCTGTGCCAAACGGACACAGAAGCCGTGAGGGAAGCAGCTCGGCAGAGCCTGCAGCAATGCG GAGAAGAGGGACAGTCTGCCCATCGACGGCTGGAGGAGTCACTGGATGCCCTGCCCCGCATCTTCGGGCCCGGCAGCATGGCCAGCACGGCATTTTAA
- the RIPOR1 gene encoding rho family-interacting cell polarization regulator 1 isoform X1 — MNSKKRGSPARTHSMMSLSVRPQRRLLSARVNRSQSFAGVLGSQERGPRSFPAFSPPGPPRKPPALSRVSKMFSVAHPAPKVPQPERLDLVYTALKRGLTAYLEVHQQEQEKLQRQIRESKRNSRLGFLYDLDKQVKSIERFLRRLEFHASKIDELYEAYCVQRRLRDGAYNMVRAYSTGSPGSREARDSLAEATRGHREYTESMCLLESELEAQLGEFHLRMKGLAGFARLCVGDQYEICMKYGRQRWKLRGRIEGSGKQVWDSEETVFLPLLTEFLSIKVTELKGLANHVVVGSVSCETKDLFAALPQVVAVDINDLGTIKLSLEVTWSPFDKDDQPSAASTVNKASTVTKRFSTYSQSPPDTPSLREQAFYNMLRRQEELENGTAWSLSSESSDDSSSPQLSGTARHSSAPRPLVQQPEPLSIQVAFRRAETSTSGTVDEEGAMAPALANGHAPYSRTLSHISEASVDAALAEASVEAAGLESLVQGPSPPAHPDPTHGEHPSPVPSALDPGHSAISPTLSTTGPAHTSTDPAPSAHLDSVNKTINSSSPELPDPTHTTTSATSSVVSPTHSAPSLTHTTTGSTHKTVVSTITITGPTPSTTGSVQTTTSPTHKPMLSTVTPVAPVPSTTDPVQTTTSLSHTVTNLTHTVTSPTNKHVISTLSTAGPTPSTTDPAQTTTSPTHTTTSPTHTTASPTHTTISPTHTATSPTHTITSPTHTIISPANTTASSTHTTTSSTHTTATPTHTARISTHTATPNAKDPVQITESPTHSVTSPTLITVSPSTFLDLATLSNPSANTDPPLPGIDPLSCSYPASTSCTQADPIAPSTSHPSPTCSSWEPLTSPSPKLPEAIRQSPSPPPSPLAPVPQHSDPRVARAAQAPVPGAAGGPGDRKLEEALGALMAALDDYRGQFPELQGLEQEVTRLESLLMQRQGLTRSRASSLSITVEHALESFSFLNEDEDNDSPGDRPPNSPEPGAEDSLDSPSARPLSTECPALDTALVQHLYHCSRLLLKLGTFGPLRCQEAWALERLLREARVLEAVCELSRRWEIPATSAQEVVQFSASRPGFLTFWDQCTEGLSPFICPVERVLLTFCNQYGARLSLRQPGLAEAVCVKFLEDALGQKLPRRPQSGPGEQLTVFQFWSYFEALDSSCMEAYVTETAEEVLLVRNLNSDDQAVVLKALRLAPEGRLRRDGLRALSSLLVHGNNKVMAAVSTQLRSLSLGPAFRERALLCFLDQLEDEDVQTRVAGCLALGCIKAPEGIEPLVYLCQTDTEAVREAARQSLQQCGEEGQSAHRRLEESLDALPRIFGPGSMASTAF, encoded by the exons ATGAACTCCAAGAAGAGAG GGAGCCCCGCGCGGACTCATTCCATGATGTCCCTGTCGGTGCGGCCGCAGCGCCGCCTGCTCAGCGCCCGGGTCAATAGGAGCCAGTCCTTCGCAGGCGTCCTCGGCAGCCAGGAGCGGGGGCCCAG GAGCTTCCCAGCCTTCAGTCCCCCGGGGCCCCCACGGAAGCCCCCAGCGCTCTCCCGAGTGTCCAAGATGTTTTCAGTGGCGCACCCGGCCCCCAAGGTCCCACAGCCTGAGCGACTGGACCTGGTGTACACGGCGCTCAAGCGAGGCCTGAC GGCCTATTTGGAAGTGCACCAGCAGGAGCAGGAGAAACTCCAAAGACAGATAAGGGAGTCCAAGAGGAATTCCCGCCTG GGCTTCCTGTATGACTTAGACAAG CAAGTCAAGTCCATTGAACGCTTCCTACGACGGCTGGAGTTCCACGCCAGCAAG ATCGACGAGCTGTATGAGGCATACTGTGTCCAGCGGCGTCTCCGGGATGGCGCCTACAACATGGTCCGTGCCTACAGCACCGGCTCCCCAGGGAGCCGTGAGGCCCGGGACAGCCTGGCCGAGGCTACTCGGGGGCATCGGGAGTACACAGAG AGCATGTGCCTGCTGGAGAGCGAGCTGGAAGCACAGCTGGGCGAGTTCCATCTCCGGATGAAAG GGCTGGCCGGCTTCGCCAGGCTATGTGTGGGCGATCAGTATGAG ATCTGCATGAAATATGGGCGTCAGCGCTGGAAACTACGGGGCCGCATAGAGGGTAGTGGAAAGCAGGTGTGGGACAGTGAGGAAACCgtctttcttcctctgctcaCGGAGTTCCTGTCCATCAAG GTGACAGAACTGAAGGGCCTGGCTAACCATGTGGTTGTAGGCAGCGTCTCCTGTGAGACCAAGGATCTGTTCGCTGCCCTGCCCCAGGTCGTAGCTGTGGACATTAATGACCTCGGCACCATCAAGCTCAGCCTGGAAGTCACGTGGAG TCCCTTCGACAAGGATGACCAGCCCTCAGCCGCTTCTACTGTCAACAAGGCCTCCACAGTCACCAAGCGCTTCTCCACCTACAGCCAGAGCCCACCAGACACGCCCTCACTTCGGGAACAGGCCTTCTAT aATATGCTGAGGCGGCAGGAGGAGCTGGAGAATGGCACAGCGTGGTCCCTGTCGTCCGAATCTTCCGATGACTCCTCTAGCCCACAGCTCTCAGGCACTGCACGCCACTCCTCAGCCCCCAGGCCCCTGGTGCAGCAGCCTGAGCCTCTGTCCATCCAGGTTGCCTTCCGTAGGGCTGAGACCTCCACTTCTGGAACCGTGGATGAGGAGGGGGCCAtggccccagccctggccaaTGGGCATGCCCCCTACAGCCGGACTCTGAGCCATATCAGTGAGGCCAGTGTGGATGCTGCCCTGGCTGAGGCTTCAGTGGAGGCTGCAGGCCTAGAAAGTCTAGTCCAGGGACCCAGCCCACCTGCACATCCAGATCCCACACATGGAGAGCACCCTAGTCCTGTCCCTTCTGCCCTGGACCCTGGCCATTCTGCCATAAGCCCCACTCTCAGTACAACAGGCCCCGCCCACACATCTACAGACCCTGCCCCCTCTGCACACCTAGACTCAGTTAACAAGACCATAAATTCTAGCTCTCCTGAATTGCCAGACCCCACGCACACCACTACAAGCGCCACCTCTAGTGTTGTAAGCCCTACCCATAGTGCTCCAAGCCTTACTCACACTACCACAGGTTCTACCCACAAGACTGTGGTCTCTACCATCACTATTACAGGCCCTACCCCCAGTACCACAGGGTCAGTCCAGACCACCACAAGTCCCACCCACAAGCCGATGCTTTCTACCGTCACTCCTGTAGCTCCTGTCCCCAGTACTACAGACCCAGTCCAGACCACCACAAGCCTCAGCCACACTGTCACAAACCTGACACACACTGTCACAAGCCCCACCAACAAACACGTGATCTCTACCCTCTCTACTGCAGGCCCTACCCCCAGTACCACAGACCCAGCCCAGACTACCACAAGCCCCACCCACACTACCACTAGCCCCACCCATACTACTGCAAGCCCTACCCATACCACCATAAGCCCCACCCACACTGCTACAAGCCCTACCCATACCATAACAAGCCCCACCCATACCATAATAAGCCCTGCCAACACTACTGCAAGCTCTACCCACACCACCACAAGCAGTACCCACACTACTGCAACCCCTACTCACACAGCCAGGATTTCAACTCACACCGCTACACCCAATGCTAAGGACCCAGTCCAGATCACCGAGAGTCCTACCCATTCTGTCACAAGTCCCACGCTTATAACTGTAAGCCCTTCCACTTTTCTAGACCTTGCCACGCTCTCCAACCCCTCTGCAAACACAGACCCTCCCCTCCCAGGCATCGACCCCCTGTCCTGTAGCTACCCAGCCTCCACTTCCTGCACTCAGGCAGACCCCATAGCCCCCAGCACCTCCCACCCAAGTCCTACCTGCTCCAGTTGGGAACCCCTCACAAGCCCTTCCCCAAAACTCCCAGAAGCCATCCGTCAGAGCCCAagtccccctccctcacccctagCCCCTGTGCCCCAGCATTCAGACCCTAGAGTGGCCAGGGCTGCCCAGGCCCCAGTTCCAGGGGCAGCTGGAGGTCCTGGGGACAGGAAACTGGAAGAGGCACTGGGGGCCCTAATGGCTGCCCTGGATGACTATCGTGGCCAGTTTCCTGAGCTGCAGGGCCTGGAGCAGGAGGTGACCCGGCTGGAGAGTCTGCTTATG CAGAGACAAGGCCTGACTCGCAGCCGGGCCTCCAGTCTTAGCATCACTGTGGAGCATGCCCTGGAGAGCTTCAGCTTCCTCAATGAAGATGAAGACAATGACAGTCCTGGGGACAG GCCCCCAAACAGCCCGGAGCCTGGGGCTGAGGACAGCCTCGACTCACCTAGTGCCCGACCCCTCAGCACAGAGTGTCCAGCTCTGGACACTGCCTTGGTCCAGCATCTGTACCACTGCAGCCGCCTCCTGCTG aaactgggcacaTTTGGGCCCCTGCGCTGCCAAGAGGCATGGGCCCTGGAGCGGCTACTACGGGAGGCCCGAGTGCTTGAAGCAGTATGTGAGCTTAGCAGGCGATGGGAAATCCCTGCCACCTCTGCCCAGGAAG TGGTGCAGTTCTCGGCCTCCCGGCCCGGCTTCCTGACCTTCTGGGACCAATGTACAGAGGGACTCAGCCCCTTCATCTGCCCTGTGGAGCGGGTGCTCCTCACCTTCTGCAATCAGTACGGCGCCCGTCTCTCCCTGCGCCAGCCAGGCTTAGCCGAGGCTG TGTGTGTCAAGTTCCTGGAGGATGCCCTGGGGCAGAAGCTGCCCCGGAGGCCCCAGTCAGGCCCTGGAGAGCAGCTCACCGTCTTCCAGTTCTGGAGTTACTTCGAAGCCTTGGACAGCTCCTGCATGGAGGCCTATGTGACCGAGACTGCCGAGGAGG TGTTACTGGTGCGGAATCTGAACTCAGATGACCAGGCTGTGGTGCTGAAAGCCCTGAGGTTGGCACCTGAGGGGCGGCTTCGAAGGGATGGGCTCCGGGCCCTCAGCTCCCTGCTTGTCCATGGCAACAACAAGGTCATGGCTGCTGTCAGCACTCAGCTCCGGAGCCTGTCACTGGGCCCTGCCTTCCGGGAAAGG GCTCTACTCTGCTTCCTGGACCAGCTCGAGGATGAGGATGTGCAGACGAGAGTGGCTGGCTGCTTGGCCCTGGGCTGCATCAAG GCTCCTGAAGGCATTGAGCCCCTGGTGTACCTGTGCCAAACGGACACAGAAGCCGTGAGGGAAGCAGCTCGGCAGAGCCTGCAGCAATGCG GAGAAGAGGGACAGTCTGCCCATCGACGGCTGGAGGAGTCACTGGATGCCCTGCCCCGCATCTTCGGGCCCGGCAGCATGGCCAGCACGGCATTTTAA